A stretch of the Nothobranchius furzeri strain GRZ-AD chromosome 5, NfurGRZ-RIMD1, whole genome shotgun sequence genome encodes the following:
- the etfb gene encoding electron transfer flavoprotein subunit beta, which produces MSGRVLVGVKRVIDYAVKIRVKPDHTGVVTDGVKHSMNPFCEIAVEEAVKLKEKKLIKEVVAVSCGPQQSQETIRTALAMGADRGIHVEVSGKDYDSLGPLQVSKILAALAKKEEAQLIILGKQAIDDDCNQTGQMTAALLDWPQGTFASEVSLEAEKIKVVREIDGGLETIKINTPAVLTADLRLNTPRYATLPNIMKAKKKKIANVKPADLGVDLTSRLEVLRVDEPPQREAGVKVETVEDLVAKLKDTGKI; this is translated from the exons ATGTCTGGCCGTGTTCTTGTCGGCGTTAAGCGTGTCATCGACTATGCAGTCAAG ATTCGTGTAAAGCCAGACCACACTGGTGTAGTCACAGATGGAGTGAAGCACTCGATGAACCCCTTCTGTGAGATCGCCGTGGAGGAGGCCGTCAAGCTGAAGGAAAAGAAGCTTATTAAGGAGGTTGTAGCCGTCAGCTGTGGGCCACAGCAGTCTCAG GAGACCATCCGTACTGCCCTGGCCATGGGGGCTGATCGTGGTATTCATGTAGAGGTTAGTGGGAAAGACTACGATTCACTCGGACCCCTGCAGGTCTCCAAGATCCTGGCTGCTTTGGCCAAAAAAGAAGAAGCTCAACTCATCATCCTTGGCAAACAG GCCATTGATGATGATTGTAATCAGACCGGCCAGATGACTGCAGCCTTACTGGACTGGCCTCAG GGCACCTTTGCTTCTGAGGTGTCACTGGAAGCAGAAAAGATTAAAGTGGTCAGAGAAATCGATGGCGGGCTGGAAACTATTAAAATCAACACGCCGGCTGTGCTGACTGCAGACCTGAGACTAAACACCCCCAGATATGCAACCCTGCCTAATATTATG AAAGCCAAGAAGAAGAAAATTGCAAACGTGAAGCCTGCAGATTTAGGAGTAGACCTCACTTCTCGGCTGGAGGTTCTGAGGGTTGATGAGCCCCCGCAGAGGGAGGCAGGGGTTAAGGTGGAGACGGTGGAAGACCTCGTGGCCAAACTGAAGGATACAGGGAAGATATAG
- the vsig10l gene encoding V-set and immunoglobulin domain-containing protein 10-like: MKKLDVFQTLLNEVFVTFLIIFTFQGSNCQLVLQPAGPTQVNALVGTNVTLAVSFSGAPNPLVSWSRSNITVGTWTINSNSSPDIAPNSRDVLRIENNGSLTFLHVPLGYTGNYTIELAKSGLEKVSRTFTLRIFENFQSVSLNTQSDFAKEGAESFTLKYSMLHGVVEQQMWQFNGKELKNSSHYLIEGRSLVILRPNRSDAGLYSLLLTNPFSSAAARKTITILYGPDAPVVGVQPAQLLYKAGDSLSLSCQAEGFPSPITEWTFDGQILPNSNNGVLNLTNVQTSQGGVYTCTLLNTLTAEKREKSLTLKIFEKPGGSPMCSVVSVNDVSLQYQCRWPGGTPQAQLSFPGLSNNSNGAENFSLTVTASADLNKKTVICIADHPLEQNKCNVSASAPMKFLPIVETSIDLSGKIVVSISCLSGASPQAAVSWSRGNETVTNGTTQLISSSTEQLRIYSYNVSSFLVMPNYTCVCYNLLGSQTGKIQLQGPSISDSSLFPNQNGTIITLTWEVPPTAIVTGFGIQMKGPALHTKSGIVTKASSDGYVTIQSKLGSARSADIFPLNPKSTYWFRIIPKARLTDGVPSKIHRAGPGEGLSGSAIAGIAAGIPCSILFLALLCVTIYLILYCSNKKKNQQPTYPVSRAVAKTKNSQTTTSPHKLLTGGLASPPDYNRLHKNPSERTVPLPTFVPPPPVRVATTV, from the exons ATGAAGAAGCTGGACGTATTTCAAACTTTACTGAACGAAGTTTTCGTGACGTTTTTAATTATCTTCACGTTTCAAG GCTCTAACTGTCAGCTTGTGCTCCAACCTGCTGGTCCAACTCAAGTGAATGCATTAGTTGGTACCAACGTGACTCTGGCTGTGTCCTTCAGTGGTGCTCCAAACCCATTGGTTAGCTGGTCCAGATCTAATATAACTGTTGGCACGTGGACCATAAACTCCAATTCCTCACCAGACATCGCTCCAAACAGCAGGGATGTGCTCCGGATCGAAAACAATGGATCTCTTACTTTTCTACATGTTCCGCTTGGATATACTGGGAACTACACCATAGAGCTGGCCAAGTCTGGATTAGAAAAAGTCTCCAGAACTTTCACTCTAAGGATATTTG AAAACTTCCAGAGCGTGAGTCTGAACACTCAGTCGGATTTTGCCAAAGAGGGGGCTGAAAGTTTCACGTTAAAATACAGCATGCTTCATGGAGTTGTGGAGCAACAGATGTGGCAGTTTAATGGCAAAGAGCTGAAAAACAGCTCACACTATCTGATAGAGGGAAGAAGCCTCGTGATTCTACGACCCAACCGAAGTGACGCAGGACTGTACTCGCTTTTACTGACCAACCCCTTCAGCAGTGCGGCGGCTCGTAAGACTATAACTATTCTCT ATGGACCTGATGCGCCTGTGGTTGGGGTTCAGCCAGCTCAGCTTCTCTATAAAGCCGGAGACTCCTTAAGCCTGTCCTGTCAGGCTGAGGGGTTCCCATCTCCAATTACCGAGTGGACGTTTGATGGTCAGATCCTTCCTAATTCTAACAATGGAGTCCTAAATCTAACAAATGTGCAGACCAGCCAGGGGGGTGTTTACACTTGCACTCTGCTGAACACGCTGACTGCAGAAAAGCGTGAAAAGAGTCTGACTTTAAAGATTTTTG AAAAGCCAGGGGGCTCCCCAATGTGTTCCGTGGTGTCTGTGAATGACGTCAGCCTGCAGTATCAGTGCCGCTGGCCTGGAGGAACCCCACAGGCACAGCTGTCCTTCCCAGGTCTAAGCAACAACAGCAATGGAGCAGAAAACTTCAGCCTGACTGTCACCGCTTCAGCTGACCTTAATAAGAAAACTGTCATTTGCATAGCAGACCATCCACTGGAACAAAACAAGTGCAATGTATCTGCAA GTGCTCCAATGAAGTTCCTTCCCATCGTAGAAACTTCTATTGATCTCTCTGGTAAAATTGTGGTTTCCATCAGCTGCCTCAGTGGTGCGTCCCCTCAGGCTGCGGTGTCATGGTCCAGAGGCAATGAAACTGTGACCAACGGAACGACACAACTGATCAGCAGCAGCACCGAGCAGCTGAGAATTTACAGTTACAACGTGAGCAGTTTCCTCGTCATGCCAAACTACACCTGCGTGTGTTACAACCTACTGGGAAGCCAGACTGGAAAGATTCAATTACAAG GGCCGTCGATCTCGGATTCCAGCTTGTTCCCGAACCAAAATGGAACCATCATCACTTTGACCTGGGAGGTCCCACCTACAGCTATTGTTACAG GGTTCGGCATCCAAATGAAAGGTCCAGCTCTTCACACCAAAAGTGGTATTGTCACCAAAGCCAGTTCTGATGGGTATGTCACCATTCAGTCGAAACTTGGATCTGCCAGGAGCGCCGACATCTTCCCTCTCAATCCCAAATCGACATATTGGTTTCGGATCATCCCCAAAGCTCGTCTCACTGATGGAGTGCCATCTAAGATCCACAGAGCTGGTCCAG GTGAAGGATTGAGTGGGTCTGCCATCGCTGGGATTGCTGCTGGAATCCCGTGCAGCATTCTGTTCCTGGCCCTGCTGTGTGTCACCATTTATCTCATCCTCTACTGCAGCAACAAGAAGAAAA ATCAACAACCAACATATCCAGTCTCCAGAGCAGTGGCAAAG ACAAAAAACAGCCAGACAACTACATCTCCTCATAAACTTCTGACTGGAGGACTGGCGTCTCCCCCTGACTACAACCGGCTGCATAAG AACCCCTCTGAACGAACTGTGCCTCTGCCCACATTTGTCCCCCCACCACCAGTCAGAGTTGCAACAACAGTCTGA